The genomic stretch GTAATACAATATAATACAATAGTATATATGAGTGATAATGAGATGAGACAGCTCGATAACTTAACGAATCAAGTCAAGCTAATTTCAACTTGGCTCAAAAAGTTTGCGAGTGGTTCGAACATGTGTATGTAATATCTTGCTCTTATTTGtaaaaatattaaattataattatatttttGTGTCACCATAACAAATATTCTCATTAATTTGCCCTTTCGTTATAGTAAAAGAGTTGCTTTTAATGAAAGAAAAGCTAATAAAATCAAAGTTGTTTACTACCAACAATATATCACTAGTAACATTATCAACGTATCTAGCATTAGCTTTACTCGATTGAAGCATCTGGAAGATTTGTAGGGGTGATTTCCTTACCTAATGCTAAGAGATAAATTAATTCCCATCATATGGCTACTTGaaacataattcctattatataGTTAAGCTACGATTGGATAATCCAAAGCTAAGAAATGGAAAAAACAATAAAATTGAATTTTCCGTAAGTATTGTCTTGTAAACAAATTATTCCCTACATATTGCTACTTTAATTTTTAAATACAATTATGATAAAAGAATTTAAAAGTATTTTTTTATTTATGTGTGTTAATATTacgtaaaaaaaaaatactcgtaCTTTTTTCAtagctttatttatattttgtgtcCGAAATAGTCAGATTAAAATTTAACATCGAAGGTAGTACAAGTCtagttataattcatattttttttcgtcttttttttttgtgtgcaATAAGTCATACATCAAGTGTGAAgtgtaaaaaatcaaaaatgtTTGGcttattgcaaaaaaaaaaaaaggctaaTTGTTGCAAAAAGAAAATGATGAAAAGATATATCGGGCACAAAAAATAAATCGATCAAAAAGTTTTTTTTAAACTAATATTAAAATActcaaataaaaaatcaaatattTTAAATTCTTTTATCATAATTCTAATTTGaaatttattattatataatattataTGTCAAATAATTATAATCCGTAATATATACCTAAATATGTCTtcttaaaattaaaaaataaataaaaatcaaaGTAGCAATATATAGAGAATAAATTTTTTACAAGACAATACTTATAGAAATTCTAAGTATATGTTCTTTCCAATCCTTTTACATTGGGTTATCCCATCCTACCTTAACTATATGGTGGGAATTATTTTTCAAGTAACCATATGGTGGGAATTATTTTATCTCACAACATTATGTAAGGAAATCACTCGATTTGTAGAGAATAAATTCCGAGTACCACTGCCGTCAAGCCCATTTCCCATGTCATAGTGAGACCCAGTAATGCAATGTTCACCTCCGCAATCTCCACATCTAGAATTAATTGCTAAGAGGTTGGTTGACATGGACAAGGAGACCAAGGAAAAGGGGAGTGAGAAACGGAAGGCTGAGAATGAAGGTGGTAACCAGACAAGCTTCAAGTGTGGTAACCATAACCAGGCTTGAGCTTATTCTGGTGGGTCTGACTTTAGTGGAAGATCTCGCTTTGGGGGAAAATGTGGTCGGAGCGCTAGTGATAACTCTACTTTAAACtacttcaactgtggtgggataggccacaagcGATTTGAGTAAGTGCTGGAGGAGGAGGCTTCCAGCGATCATGTCAGGGTAACTATTTGCAGGCTCCGAGTAAGAGTATGGCAAGTAACAGACCATCTGGGTCATGGAATAGTCAGGGCGGttagaacaacaacaacaacaacaacaacaacaacaacaacaacaacaacaacaacaacaacaacaacaacaacaacaacaacaacaacaacaacaacaacaacaacaacaacaacaatggcggctatAACCGCAATaatggtggatcttatcagcgcccgaacaacaATGCGAACCAGAATTCGGTGGCCAAGTGTACTACATCAGCAAGTACGGTGCAAGGAGGAGGGATTCAAAGAATAGTGGTGAACTGTTTATGATGTGTAAACAGGCGACAAAGGATGATGCGCAAATCGTcggtacttttcttattaaccaTAAACtaacttttgttttgtttgattagggggatacccATTCGTTTGTGTCTAGAAGTCATGCTTTAACcatgggtttgggggagtttgagttggtaaaagataatgtgtTTATACCATCAGGGGAGTCGGTGTCATGTCATAAGTTGTATAAAGGGGTGTCTATGTGGTTGGGTAAGTAGACTTACGGGTTAACTTACTCGAGTTTCCtttggatgggtttgaggtcatagTCGGGATGAATTGATTGGGTAAGTATGAGGCTAAGATAGACTATCGTCAGGAAAAGGTGTCTTTAAAGGGGCTTAAGGGGATTAGAGTGTCATGTCAGAGGTTTGTGATGAAACCCAAGGTTAAGATGATTTCAGCTATGACTTTAAAGTAATATTTAAGGAAGGGATGTCCTATGGTGCTTTGCCATGTGAGGGATACTCGCATCGAGAAGCCATCAGCATCAGAGATACCGGTTGTGGGTGAGTTCAATGATGTCTTTCCATAGGAGATACCGGGGTTATTTCATAAGAGGGACATTGACTTCAGTTTAGAGCTTAAACCAGAGACGTGACCTATGTCTAAGGCTCCGTACCGCATGGTACCAAAGGAgctggaagagttgaagaaataGCCAAACGAGTTGTtagataagggatacattcgacctagtgtatcgccttggggtgcGCCAGTTTTGTTCGTGAAAAAGAAGAACGACAgtatgaggttatgcatcgactacagagagctaaATCATGTTACCGTGAAGAACatgtatcctttaccaaggatagatgatctttttAACCAGTTGAGTGGAGATGGGGTATTTTAAAAGATTGATCTAAGatcaggttatcaccagttgaggattgaGGATGAAGATATTCTTAAAACAGCTTTTCGGTCgcggtatggtcattatgagtatgtggtgatgccttttggtttgataaatgcgccagcagtgtttatggatctcATGAACCAGGTCTTCAGTCCTTTTTTAGATAGATTCGTGGTGGTCTTCATTGATGATATTCTAGTATATTCCAAGACTAatgaagagcatgaggagcatttgagatTGGTATTGCAAACTTTGCGTCATAACCaattatatgctaagttgtccaaatGTGAGTTCTATTTGGAGAAGGTGGCCTTTCTGGGACGCGTGATTTCAAAGgatggtgtagctgtggatcctagtaagatcaAGGCAGTGTCAaactgggaagcaccgaagaatgttgtcGAAATTCGGAgcttcttgggtttagctggatattacgaGAGGTTCGTGAAATATTTTTCCAAGATTGCTAGGCtgatgacaactttgatgaggaaagacaCCATATTTCAATAGGATGAAATTTGTGAGACGActttccaaaccttaaaggaacTTTTGACTACagttctgtagacacctcgtttctgcacctcccgccaaatacctagtgatgattgggccgcatgcttagcatatgtcgcgattttatgatgttttataaatcggttaataaaaggtaactcatacacttgtgtctaccccttggttgtcatctaggtgtcattacggtcgttttggcagtaattaaagtacatttggagtccaggtcaaaaccgtcttcatttcctaaaaccgtcaaatcccgagtaaAAGCAATGTGTTGTCTACCTAACGTTAGGATGCCATAAAATTTTATGaatatatctcattttgagtctcatgtcacttatttgggctaaacttaaagtttacattacaaaatgtgcatttcatttagctaaaatgacaacccgatatttaggcccattttacgatgtgataacgacttttttgggtctggcctatttcacagTAAGTTCTAGttatttctcttagctttccaactccatcgaaatcaccttaatctgagtcttgtagagaaagctATGcataaaatacgacaggctgtcaaacgcgttttttCGCGCAGAAGAATACTactcgagaaaggacgcagtaagtgctgtgcctcttccaagggacacagcacctactgcgccttttctcaaggctttctttttgtccaagtttccatgtttcaacctaagtcggcCGTTTCCGGAtatttccttccgtatcctattcttaccgtaattccttcgtgtgattcgTATAAATAGAGACATTCAGTGTCCATATTTGGtacgcaagtgtccgcccttctcttttccctttgcattctaagaccgcgctcttgcttttcgacgcttaagtgcttgatcaattgaccatgtaagctcagacattctgagtaccagtcacgtttgcatgaccgaccaatttgaccactacaccataattaatCGATGtgtttttaaatcctttttcaagggcactttcatatttgcatagatcgagtcaaGTTACCACTAAAAAATGATTTAGTTGAATCTCGCgatgctaacatgtaagtctgagggtgtaaaaacctattttatttattgtacttttattttgtattattaatgtaaggtttatatcaaaagcatgctcaaaaccgtcttttaaaaacaCAGcagtagctgcgcctcttcgaagagtcgcagtactgtggacatgggcccacctgcacGCCCGGCatgatctgtggacatacaacggtcttttgaaagccacgctcggcggcgtaaaaatatgctttcgaccggatcgttttagattggtcggtttcgtctcggcatgggtctcaaaacgattatagatgttcggagttgccaccaagcatttgtgggatgcttggaacccattcgaatctagtttatacctcggtcaaacgaagtacaaagcagtgtttgacataggtactaaagataaggaatcgtccctctttagcatcctatctctagaatgactctcgtacgccctggataaggtcgtccactatccaaagtttttgagtaagaggtgaaggtacgtattgagaaaccctttaatcagacacccaatcccgcccgcggtagcggcctctactgatcgatcttggttggttgaatgcaaaagttgataaaacggtttaaatgcatgaatgcgcatccaataatttaaacctaacatgtgagagctttctaagtcggttgatttaatccaagtatcaagtataagatgtcgagttggatttacggttgatttgcatgcaagacggaaattaaatatccatataccaaattaggtttatggcgcataacgtgatccatttgtcttagtaaggcattttgcaaatacggtttttgaatgagcaaattagtcgtctgatccgtcctatatccgggttagccggagtcagGATCATCCTAGACCAATGCTGGAAGGGTGACataccctgcatcaggcagccagaataggcgcgagcctattggcgatgtaagggggtctcccctggtttgaaaataggaaaagaagtggcctgtttaggcgcggatcagtcaacggtatatgacgtgttctgaccattgaaagatgtttataaaacgtgttgaatgatgggtatttgaacccgttttggtttaaaggaccgtttaggccgtatttgtgttgatttgaagaacgagacttgaataatcgtcatagttttgacggtattcgatgtcgggttcgactttgtaagcttgacatgaatagttttgaaaatgaatatgaactaattgttttaagttcatttgaatataattagtcgatactcatcatcgtactcggattaaaatctgacatggtatgtagaaccaaggatgactttgtgttggtaactaatatatttgttttgaaaatgtaaagaaatgatgaaaggctttaaaataccttccaaaatgtaaagaaatgacataaaaggctttaaaataccttttaaatgtaattaactaaatattatcaccgaaacacggattaaaccgtcatggtattaagaaccaagggtgaaaaatgttttatggttaaaacttgtagaaaatggtttgaaaatacttgaaatggtaaaaaccgattacaaatatgaaaatgaaaataggggaaaagaagagaccaaacacggattggacttaaggctgggcagggtgctttaggcgcgagcctacgtgctacgtaagtagcctctgccttaACCAAAAAGTCATGTTTTGGCTCATTATTCcaatgttttggaccatgttatgcatgatttagcatgttatagtcatgaaacaagtaaagacatgataaaaaaggatttttacaccctcatacttacatgcttggcttatggcgagaaaccgacgtaagtgtatcaactcgtttggtcggaaaagactcggtttaaaaccgttttagtaagtaaaaagagtgttttgttaagtttagtcatggtgtagtggtcgaaatggtcggttaAGTgattttaatgcacgatgacggtaccaaacaatgtataaggcttgtgtttacgatcggtaggtcgtaaacacatgtcggattgtgacttaggaagtcgagtctagaattttaagggagaaaagagggggcggacactcgcgtaactctcagatggtggcatttgaggggtatttataataaaatgagtggttgtgtgagttttgagcgacgtggccatctgggctgctcaaagagccgcgagccacgtcgcacgtcttcgaggtctcttgtcgctttcacacaaatgcaatcatgatttgttctatcctaggatttgtatgcacatgtttggtacttgatcatgcatgatcccgggaaatcttaacatggaagcatttgaatggttttgttttttgtgtttgactcagtttgactcgttgttggagtcgagatttgaattttgagtcggtttttggtccggcatcggttttgactctagttagtgtcattgagaccccgtcgtcatgcattaaacactccaggtacttttgaaaagttttgaaatgttttattttcgagaccgttttaagttttccgacgtaaagttgtacaaaaactgtcgatcaaacgccgcgattccaaagcatgttgtagtccgataatcatcgggtgtttgttggagtctctgtagatactgagtatctacagagcccccactttgactgagacttggacagggcgaaagtcaaagtagagtccccaggtcaatcgaagattacaacctggagacccaagcgacgtcaaggtggatcgaaaggattcgggccaaggacctttcgctgggaagggcgacgccaaggcgactcaagggtacgagccaaggacctgtcgtcggtaacagtttagagtctgtcgactatccgtgcgggtcgtttaaagtccgttagactacgtacaaaggctcgccagccataggaagaagtcatacctgaggcatcttcggatatgtccttgggtCGTATCATTCTTGCAGACAAAGGCTTTCCAGCTGTATtgtggatatgaaggggctcgcccgccgcggtgcgttgtaaggctcgccagccacggtgcgtatatgaggagggctcgccgcggtgcatagtaaggctcgccagccatggcgcgtagtaaggctcgtcagccatggtgcgtatatgaggagggctcgccagccgcggtgcgttgtaaggcttgccagccatggcgcgtagtaaggctcgccatccacggtgcgtatatgaggagggctcgccagccgctgtgCGTTATAAGGCTTGctagccatggcgcgtagtaaggctcgccagccatggtgcgtagtaaggctcgccagctatggcgCGTAATAAGGttcaccagccatggtgcgtatatgaggagggctctccAGCCGCGGTGCGCtgtaagactcgccagccatggtccgtatatgaggagggctcgccaaccacggtgcgttgtaaggctcgccagccatggcgcgtagtaaggctcgccagccatggtgcgtacatgaggagggcttgccagccgcggtgcgtagcaaggctcgccagccatggcgcgtagtaaggctcaccagccatggcgggtcggttgatcgaccgtgagaatagctgCGTTGGATGGGCTTATTTTGAAATAGTGGACTCTTGATGTCGCCGTGgaaataatgaattttgaatttcacaattattgtttttgaagtgacggtgtatgttgccgccgttgacatttgaagaaatagtgaatttgaattgcactattatgtttttgaagtgacggtttatgttgccgacGTTGACACTTGAAGGAacagtgaatttgaatttcactattatgtttttgaagtgacggtttatgttgccgtcgttgacatttgaaggaatagtgaatttgaattttcactatttgtttttgaatttgaagtggcagttttaatcgccgtttgtttgaattttgaaggaatagtgaattttgaattttcactattatcaTTGAAATgatggttttaattgccgtcgtttgaattttgaagaattagtgaattttcactattatttttgaaatgacggttttaattgccgtcgtttgaattttgaagaaatggtgaattttgatttttcactattatttttgaaatgacgtATTTATTtgtcgtcgtttgaattttgaacaaatagtgaattttgaattttcactattatttttgaaatgacggttttaattgccgccgTCGAAGATTTAaggtttgttatgggaaattgggccaaagcccgaAGTTTAACTGAATGAAGCAgggagcaccccattgaggcgcgagctacttaGCGAGGTAAGGGgacttccctatttttctgtaaaagacgcgagaatggcttgctcgtcattctcacttcgtcttcttcatcctctcgacaaaacccaaacaaatcgccattgttggtcttcttGCTTTCTTGAgttcgtgccatcatcaacatgtcatctcaaggtatgtatttcctcttgaatccatttgaatttgttggtctttttgattGAACTAGGGCGAAATTTGATacccttaaaatcgatttgggcatttttgattgagcctaTTTCGAGTTAAATTGATGAtcgcattaggttagaaacctgtttaggagtataggggtgcttttagtttgcatctTGGTCCCCGTTAcgtcccctatgctcgaaaaacgtgagtgaggcgaagaaaccgtctcatttcacaatgccaagtttatttgcttgggtaatgggtcccactaggttgtattgtagtcggaaaagaccgtgtttgccattgtggacctttgttgggtgtTGTGGGCAAAATGGGAATTTTTGCCTtctgtgacggtcttatgtctgacaaaataagcgtccatctaagcttgaattgagtcagtttgttttgaaacggaccttattggtagtttaggtcgctttgagacgtgataaaatcacgttacCTCGTTGTGGTcgcattttgaaattttgacctgtttgtgctcaagtgggcgtagaaattgccttttcgagctgtagaaaaataccccattgtatcgggaatatattttggtttattggcggaccttgtgcgggtcttggggtgccatttttgtttgttgttgttgttgttgttgttgttgttgttgttgttgttgttgttgttgttgttgttgttgttgttgttgttgttgttttgactcgtcttttgcttgaaaagaagggcgagtcgttttttgtgcgttttttgtaaattgttttgtttggttgggtttgggcgggattgcccttgttctgctttgcagttttttttttggatttgtccattttacgccgtcgtaatgccgaaattttggctgacgttctttgattgCCTTTGGTTTTAGGGGATCATTCAGGACCTGCGGGGTTTGTcgtggaggccttggaggaggaggatgatccgggAGGAGGagagacgactgttttttgttacaggcttggttgtgtttctccctggtggcctttgcctggccaatgatcgggtatcgatcattggtcgttgtctgcagaggttcgaatgtccgatgagtggggttcaatacaggcgtgttatcccatgttgccgCTTTTGGTCGTCGTCGAGTTCTggtgattggggttcaacatcggggtagcgtCCGGTGTCATAGTCCCCTTTCATCCTTGAATTCTGATGATTGGAGTTCAACGTCGGGATAATGTGCTGAGTTatgattgatacgtgcattttatatagtctttttagcctaatttatgcacgtatttatacgcttttatcgtggtttatgctacgaaatgccccgaatatgctactttggtttgttttgtcttatttgcaggaatgaaccagaaagtagtgaaatcaagccttttaccgtccgtttagcatgcatttggaggaagagtgaatttggagcgggaatgaagctattttgagatgcgcaaagaagaaagatagctaggcgagcaaaggaagaacttcaaattgctagtgcctactttgaagagccatatcttgagttctacaacagatattcaggtgattccaattgaagatgaaagcttgtcctcttagctttccaatgccacctgaatcaccctgtttgcccaagtaacgaagaaatggcagccatttgaagttcagtgcgcgaagcaggaaattgtgcgctggaaagtactcgatcgagtagaattatgctcgatcgagtcctttttctactcgatcgagtagttacacttattgatttactcgatcgagtggttattttactcgatcgagtggtttaagctttagttactcgatcgagtggttttaaatcactcgatcgagtggtttcgctgatgggttgggctttttagcttaaattccgtcaattaggttaataaatcctatttttcttataaataggaagagtAGGACATCATTggaaactcttttttttttttttcatctgaCACTGTCAGACGTTACTTTGCTCTATCATTGCTACTGGtactttgttcttaatttccggATTAATtccagtaattctttcttcccttttctctctttaatttaatgtttattgttcttcttcttctttatttattgttctcatttattccatgtctagctaattccccttaatatgttaggattagggaagccgtggtagaaatatgttaggatcgacttgattagattagtcttgcgataagaattgtattaggcaatttaattgttattaggttgaatgaatgcatgcaggagaccaatttatctagttaaccccgacctggatcgaaagattggaagggaaggcttgcttaattacaataggtaatacctaattagggcgaaagctaagttaggagaccctagggcggtttaaggaccgaaaggtgacgaccatagctcttcttatcaatagtttaatcgactcagttgacccgatagtgtagctgccacggtagaccgactcctggCATATTTCTCCGTTTTCCTTCTGTTAAATTCTCTtacctttatttctcttccccttagtctctttagtttagtcaaaacattcaaaaccccccaatagtgacattagacagataggatagacaagtagataataaaccgcctccctgtggagatcgaccctacttatcg from Silene latifolia isolate original U9 population chromosome 5, ASM4854445v1, whole genome shotgun sequence encodes the following:
- the LOC141655578 gene encoding putative mitochondrial protein AtMg00860; the protein is MQCSPPQSPHLELIAKRLVDMDKETKEKGSEKRKAENEGGNQTSFKCDRFVVVFIDDILVYSKTNEEHEEHLRLVLQTLRHNQLYAKLSKCEFYLEKVAFLGRVISKDGVAVDPSKIKAVSNWEAPKNVVEIRSFLGLAGYYERFVKYFSKIARLMTTLMRKDTIFQ